In a genomic window of Gossypium arboreum isolate Shixiya-1 chromosome 7, ASM2569848v2, whole genome shotgun sequence:
- the LOC108483511 gene encoding protein CYSTEINE-RICH TRANSMEMBRANE MODULE 4-like translates to MNHNQQHFNQSSAAAYPPPPPSTAPGPYVTAPPAGYPMSKDEYSQQNPAAVETKSRGDGFWKGCCAALCCCCLLDACF, encoded by the exons ATGAATCACAACCAGCAACACTTCAATCAATCATCAGCAG CTGCATACCCACCACCACCACCCTCCACGGCGCCAGGACCCTACGTGACTGCACCGCCGGCCGGTTACCCGATGAGCAAAGACGAGTACAGTCAGCAAAATCCGGCTGCTGTCGAAACCAAGTCCAGAGGTGATGGATTCTGGAAAGGATG TTGTGCTGCCCTTTGCTGTTGTTGCCTTCTGGATGCATGCTTTTGA
- the LOC108453802 gene encoding protein PAT1 homolog 1-like isoform X2, with translation MKSLDLYFFVSQLPNDNALFDASQYEFFGQNAVEEVDLGGLEDAEEDSPVFASTEDDEYHLFDRGEVVGLGSLSDMDDLASTFAKLNRVVAGPRNPGVIGDRSGSFSRESSSAADWSQDGDYLNWMDQHVFDVEDVQEGKGWSSQPHLSTAPPVLEPKPLYRTSTYPQQQPQPHHFSSEPIVGSKSTFTSFPPPGNRCEQSLPPHLKIPALTSGSQSPFSPLSNSSLRLAGLSHGLHYCGNMSQLTSPGLSFSSRSQNHWVNNSGLLHGDHAGLLHHMLQHQIPHQNGLISPQLMSPQQHRLHHSIQPSLAHLTALQSQLYNPHPSSHKMMLGTADHREQRTKSSRNRQSMRFSQQSSDTSSQKNESGLVQFRSKHMTAEEIESILKMQHAATHSNDPYVDDYYHQACLAKRSSGSRAKHLFCPSHLKESHSRSRNSSGEQHLHVHVDALGKVPIPTIRKPRPLLEIDPPLVDGGSEQKTEKPLEQEPMLAARITIEDSLGLLFDVDDIDRLLQSSQPQDGGAQLRRRRQILLESLAQSLQLVDPLSKGGHAVTCSPKDDIVFVRIVSLPKGRKLITRYLKLLIPGSELIRIVCMAIFRHLRFLFGGLSSDPEAAETTTDLAKTVSLSINNMDIRSLSACLVAVVCSSEQPPFRPLGSPAGDGASVILKSVLERATQVLTHPSGNFPMPHYAFWRASFDEFFTLLTKYCVTKYESIIQSMHNQSLPTTEVIGSEAIRREMPCELLRASLPHTNEVQRKLLMDFSQRSVPDNGSNSPAGSNSQINSESVMG, from the exons ATGAAAAGTTTGGATCTTTACTTTTTTGTTTCTCAGCTACCAAACG ATAATGCTCTTTTTGATGCATCCCAGTACGAATTTTTTGGTCAAAATGCTGTGGAAGAAGTGGACTTGGGGGGTTTAGAAGATGCTGAAGAGGATTCTCCTGTGTTTGCATCCACTGAAGATGATGAGTACCATTTGTTTGATAGAGGAGAG GTTGTGGGTTTAGGATCATTGTCTGACATGGATGATCTGGCTAGTACTTTTGCAAAG TTGAATAGGGTTGTTGCTGGACCAAGAAATCCAGGAGTTATTGGTGATCGATCGGGATCTTTTTCAAGGGAAA GTTCATCTGCTGCTGATTGGTCTCAAGATGGAGACTACCTAAATTGGATGGATCAGCATGTGTTCGATGTAGAAGATGTTCAAGAAGGCAAGGGATGGTCCTCGCAACCACATCTTTCTACAGCTCCTCCTGTCCTGGAACCAAAACCTTTGTATAGAACTTCCACATATCCCCAGCAGCAACCACAGCCACATCACTTTTCTAGTGAGCCGATCGTTGGATCTAAATCAACCTTCACGTCTTTCCCACCTCCTGGTAACAGATGTGAGCAGTCTTTACCTCCTCACCTAAAAATCCCAGCTCTTACCAGTGGATCTCAGTCCCCCTTCTCTCCATTGTCTAACTCTAGTCTCCGTTTGGCTGGTTTATCTCATGGGTTGCATTACTGTGGTAATATGTCTCAGTTAACATCTCCAGGCCTATCTTTTAGTAGCAGATCGCAAAATCATTGGGTTAACAATTCCGGTTTATTACATGGAGATCATGCTGGTCTTTTGCATCATATGTTGCAACATCAAATACCTCATCAAAATGGCTTGATATCCCCACAGTTAATGTCACCGCAACAACACAGGCTGCACCATTCGATTCAACCATCTTTGGCACATTTGACTGCGTTACAATCTCAGCTGTATAATCCTCATCCTTCTTCGCATAAAATGATGCTTGGAACGGCTGATCATAGGGAACAACGGACAAAATCATCAAGAAACAGGCAGAGCATGCGGTTTTCTCAGCAAAGTTCTGATACCAGTAGCCAGAAAAACGAGAGTGGGTTGGTACAATTCCGATCCAAGCATATGACCGCTGAAGAAATAGAGAGTATTCTTAAGATGCAACATGCTGCGACACACAGTAACGATCCTTATGTAGATGATTATTACCACCAAGCCTGTCTTGCCAAAAGATCATCGGGATCCAGGGCTAAACATCTTTTTTGCCCGTCTCACTTGAAAGAATCACATTCTCGATCTCGTAACAGTAGTGGAGAGCAGCATTTGCATGTTCATGTTGATGCACTTGGGAAAGTCCCCATCCCTACCATTCGTAAACCTCGTCCTTTGCTTGAAATTGATCCTCCATTAGTTGATGGAGGTTCTGAACAGAAAACCGAGAAGCCTCTAGAACAGGAACCGATGCTAGCAGCTAGGATCACCATTGAAGATTCTCTAGGCCTTCTTTtcgatgttgatgatattgacaGGCTCTTACAATCTAGTCAGCCCCAAGACGGTGGAGCTCAACTTAGACGGAGGCGGCAGATCCTGCTTGAAAGTCTAGCACAATCGCTTCAGCTCGTTGATCCTCTTAGCAAAGGCGGACATGCGGTTACCTGTTCTCCCAAAGATGACATTGTGTTCGTAAGGATCGTGTCTCTTCCAAAGGGTCGTAAACTTATCACCAGGTACCTTAAACTTCTCATCCCTGGAAGTGAGCTTATTCGAATAGTATGCATGGCCATTTTCCGTCACTTGAGATTCTTGTTTGGCGGTCTTTCTTCTGATCCCGAAGCAGCTGAAACAACTACCGACCTTGCAAAGACCGTTTCCCTATCTATCAACAACATGGATATCCGTTCACTTAGTGCTTGCCTTGTTGCTGTTGTTTGTTCTTCAGAACAACCACCGTTCAGGCCCCTCGGAAGCCCTGCTGGTGATGGTGCTTCAGTTATTCTAAAATCCGTTCTCGAAAGAGCCACTCAAGTCTTAACTCATCCATCCGGAAATTTCCCAATGCCTCATTATGCATTCTGGAGAGCATCGTTTGATGAATTCTTCACTCTCCTCACCAAATACTGCGTCACCAAATACGAGTCGATAATACAATCGATGCACAACCAGTCTCTACCAACCACAGAAGTAATTGGTTCAGAAGCTATAAGACGTGAAATGCCTTGCGAGCTCTTACGTGCTAGTCTCCCTCACACCAATGAAGTTCAAAGAAAGCTTTTAATGGACTTCTCACAACGTTCTGTCCCGGATAACGGATCCAACTCGCCTGCCGGAAGTAATAGCCAAATAAACTCCGAATCAGTAATGGGCTAA
- the LOC108453802 gene encoding protein PAT1 homolog 1-like isoform X1, with product MERSDGKLPSSFSQASSDNALFDASQYEFFGQNAVEEVDLGGLEDAEEDSPVFASTEDDEYHLFDRGEVVGLGSLSDMDDLASTFAKLNRVVAGPRNPGVIGDRSGSFSRESSSAADWSQDGDYLNWMDQHVFDVEDVQEGKGWSSQPHLSTAPPVLEPKPLYRTSTYPQQQPQPHHFSSEPIVGSKSTFTSFPPPGNRCEQSLPPHLKIPALTSGSQSPFSPLSNSSLRLAGLSHGLHYCGNMSQLTSPGLSFSSRSQNHWVNNSGLLHGDHAGLLHHMLQHQIPHQNGLISPQLMSPQQHRLHHSIQPSLAHLTALQSQLYNPHPSSHKMMLGTADHREQRTKSSRNRQSMRFSQQSSDTSSQKNESGLVQFRSKHMTAEEIESILKMQHAATHSNDPYVDDYYHQACLAKRSSGSRAKHLFCPSHLKESHSRSRNSSGEQHLHVHVDALGKVPIPTIRKPRPLLEIDPPLVDGGSEQKTEKPLEQEPMLAARITIEDSLGLLFDVDDIDRLLQSSQPQDGGAQLRRRRQILLESLAQSLQLVDPLSKGGHAVTCSPKDDIVFVRIVSLPKGRKLITRYLKLLIPGSELIRIVCMAIFRHLRFLFGGLSSDPEAAETTTDLAKTVSLSINNMDIRSLSACLVAVVCSSEQPPFRPLGSPAGDGASVILKSVLERATQVLTHPSGNFPMPHYAFWRASFDEFFTLLTKYCVTKYESIIQSMHNQSLPTTEVIGSEAIRREMPCELLRASLPHTNEVQRKLLMDFSQRSVPDNGSNSPAGSNSQINSESVMG from the exons ATGGAGAGATCCGATGGTAAACTTCCCAGCAGCTTCTCTCAAGCTTCCtcag ATAATGCTCTTTTTGATGCATCCCAGTACGAATTTTTTGGTCAAAATGCTGTGGAAGAAGTGGACTTGGGGGGTTTAGAAGATGCTGAAGAGGATTCTCCTGTGTTTGCATCCACTGAAGATGATGAGTACCATTTGTTTGATAGAGGAGAG GTTGTGGGTTTAGGATCATTGTCTGACATGGATGATCTGGCTAGTACTTTTGCAAAG TTGAATAGGGTTGTTGCTGGACCAAGAAATCCAGGAGTTATTGGTGATCGATCGGGATCTTTTTCAAGGGAAA GTTCATCTGCTGCTGATTGGTCTCAAGATGGAGACTACCTAAATTGGATGGATCAGCATGTGTTCGATGTAGAAGATGTTCAAGAAGGCAAGGGATGGTCCTCGCAACCACATCTTTCTACAGCTCCTCCTGTCCTGGAACCAAAACCTTTGTATAGAACTTCCACATATCCCCAGCAGCAACCACAGCCACATCACTTTTCTAGTGAGCCGATCGTTGGATCTAAATCAACCTTCACGTCTTTCCCACCTCCTGGTAACAGATGTGAGCAGTCTTTACCTCCTCACCTAAAAATCCCAGCTCTTACCAGTGGATCTCAGTCCCCCTTCTCTCCATTGTCTAACTCTAGTCTCCGTTTGGCTGGTTTATCTCATGGGTTGCATTACTGTGGTAATATGTCTCAGTTAACATCTCCAGGCCTATCTTTTAGTAGCAGATCGCAAAATCATTGGGTTAACAATTCCGGTTTATTACATGGAGATCATGCTGGTCTTTTGCATCATATGTTGCAACATCAAATACCTCATCAAAATGGCTTGATATCCCCACAGTTAATGTCACCGCAACAACACAGGCTGCACCATTCGATTCAACCATCTTTGGCACATTTGACTGCGTTACAATCTCAGCTGTATAATCCTCATCCTTCTTCGCATAAAATGATGCTTGGAACGGCTGATCATAGGGAACAACGGACAAAATCATCAAGAAACAGGCAGAGCATGCGGTTTTCTCAGCAAAGTTCTGATACCAGTAGCCAGAAAAACGAGAGTGGGTTGGTACAATTCCGATCCAAGCATATGACCGCTGAAGAAATAGAGAGTATTCTTAAGATGCAACATGCTGCGACACACAGTAACGATCCTTATGTAGATGATTATTACCACCAAGCCTGTCTTGCCAAAAGATCATCGGGATCCAGGGCTAAACATCTTTTTTGCCCGTCTCACTTGAAAGAATCACATTCTCGATCTCGTAACAGTAGTGGAGAGCAGCATTTGCATGTTCATGTTGATGCACTTGGGAAAGTCCCCATCCCTACCATTCGTAAACCTCGTCCTTTGCTTGAAATTGATCCTCCATTAGTTGATGGAGGTTCTGAACAGAAAACCGAGAAGCCTCTAGAACAGGAACCGATGCTAGCAGCTAGGATCACCATTGAAGATTCTCTAGGCCTTCTTTtcgatgttgatgatattgacaGGCTCTTACAATCTAGTCAGCCCCAAGACGGTGGAGCTCAACTTAGACGGAGGCGGCAGATCCTGCTTGAAAGTCTAGCACAATCGCTTCAGCTCGTTGATCCTCTTAGCAAAGGCGGACATGCGGTTACCTGTTCTCCCAAAGATGACATTGTGTTCGTAAGGATCGTGTCTCTTCCAAAGGGTCGTAAACTTATCACCAGGTACCTTAAACTTCTCATCCCTGGAAGTGAGCTTATTCGAATAGTATGCATGGCCATTTTCCGTCACTTGAGATTCTTGTTTGGCGGTCTTTCTTCTGATCCCGAAGCAGCTGAAACAACTACCGACCTTGCAAAGACCGTTTCCCTATCTATCAACAACATGGATATCCGTTCACTTAGTGCTTGCCTTGTTGCTGTTGTTTGTTCTTCAGAACAACCACCGTTCAGGCCCCTCGGAAGCCCTGCTGGTGATGGTGCTTCAGTTATTCTAAAATCCGTTCTCGAAAGAGCCACTCAAGTCTTAACTCATCCATCCGGAAATTTCCCAATGCCTCATTATGCATTCTGGAGAGCATCGTTTGATGAATTCTTCACTCTCCTCACCAAATACTGCGTCACCAAATACGAGTCGATAATACAATCGATGCACAACCAGTCTCTACCAACCACAGAAGTAATTGGTTCAGAAGCTATAAGACGTGAAATGCCTTGCGAGCTCTTACGTGCTAGTCTCCCTCACACCAATGAAGTTCAAAGAAAGCTTTTAATGGACTTCTCACAACGTTCTGTCCCGGATAACGGATCCAACTCGCCTGCCGGAAGTAATAGCCAAATAAACTCCGAATCAGTAATGGGCTAA